Part of the Pseudomonas baltica genome is shown below.
CACCATCGAAACTGCCATCCCCTGAACCGTATCGAATGCACTGGGAATCGGCGTGGGTACTTCAGTTTCCGGGAAGACGAAGCTGCTTCCCGGCTCAAAAGCAACAATCGCTTTGACCTTGTTGTTCTTGATCGCGGTCAGCCATCCAGGCCCACCACCCTGGGAGTGGGTGAACAAAATGCCGGGGCCGACCTTGTCGAATATTGCTGACACGCCATCAGAAACTACGGCCATGTCGAACGGTCCGGTGTTCGGTGTCATGGCGCGGAAGAACTGCTCGCGGGTTTGCGCGTCCTGAGCGACCTGTACCCCTTTGAAGTAGTCAGGCCACAGGCCGATACGGAACTGGTTGAACCAGAGCTGCTCGTCAGGTGTAGGCTTGACCGTCGCCTCGACCATGCTGCGCCCAGCATTGCCTCGACGCGGTTGATCGATCAGGTACACACCGAACTGACGGCGCAGAAAGAGAGTCTGGAAACCTTCACGGCCGTCAGCCGTGGTTTCCCAGGTTTTCGAGAACTGGCCCGCGCCGTGCCACATGACGATGGGCAGTTTTCGCGCATTCACGGGGATCTGGTAAAACGTGTACGCATGGTCGCCATGGTAGGTCTGGCCATCGGGCGTCATGGGTTTGCGTGGGTTGAAGATGCCTGGAGCCGTCGTCATCGTCCCGCCAGCCGTGAAGCTGCCTTGCTGCTGAATCATCAGCGGCGCGAGAGCACTCGATTCTTTTGAATGGCTGGCGCAGGCGGTAAGCAGGCTCAGCAGAGCAGCGGCCATTAGGTATCTTCCAGTACTCATGCTTCACCTTCTGACGTTGCGAGTGCTTGTGTGAGGGCGGTCCTTGCACGTTTGCCGGAGTGCTCATCTGCTTGCGTCGACAAAACTTCTGTCAGTTCGCGCAATTGTGCTGCGCTCAGCCCCACCCGCAGGCTCGCTCGCATATGCGACAACAACTGCGACTCCACGCCGGACGTTGCGGCCAAAGCCCCAACAGTCGCCAGCTCGCGGCTCTGCCAATCAAGGTTGTCGCGCTCGAATATGTCGCCGAACAGATGGGCTTTTAGGAACTGATTGATGACAGGGGCGAAATCGAACACGGGTCCCTTTACCGGACCGCCCGAAATCCGTGTCTGATTAGCCGTACCTACGGCTACCAAGGCCTCGCCCGTGGGTATGGTACGGCTGGGT
Proteins encoded:
- a CDS encoding carboxymuconolactone decarboxylase family protein, translated to MPITHHAIKTRAPVALALAIILCPGLGFAPLPQTALASQTLSGTQPAAAGLSAKQQAIPLIAAFMATSDMPRLNLALNQGLDAGLTISEEKEILTQLYAYAGFPRSLNALNELMTVVQLRKQRGIQDAPGREPSRTIPTGEALVAVGTANQTRISGGPVKGPVFDFAPVINQFLKAHLFGDIFERDNLDWQSRELATVGALAATSGVESQLLSHMRASLRVGLSAAQLRELTEVLSTQADEHSGKRARTALTQALATSEGEA